The Lepeophtheirus salmonis chromosome 1, UVic_Lsal_1.4, whole genome shotgun sequence genome has a segment encoding these proteins:
- the LOC121122431 gene encoding kynurenine/alpha-aminoadipate aminotransferase, mitochondrial has translation MPNYDRFIGSISARREPYLICELAKKLASASKEMIPLSAGMPNAELFPFMEAKIKLKDEKNTTLTIEGAKMNKALQYLPTQGLPELVETIKKLQLYAHNPPNWENSDIVITSGSQDGLCKSFEMLLSSDTPCGLILEEFVYSGMLAITNPYSPNYTIVASDGDGMDPKNLESRLEESSNAKVLYINPTGMNPTGTVLPYKRRCRIYEICCEKDILILEDDPYYYLQFAKERVPSFLSMDTEGRVLRFDSFSKVLSSGLRLGFVTGPKTLIERVVLHMQASVLHASSLSQVLVNELFNEWGMDGFLNHVDKIKRYYLNKRDLMISAADKHLSGLCEWSIPGGGMFLWLKIYGIDDSWDMIMERAMAKNVMLLPGKVFMVDPSRPCSYARAAFSMASADDFNIAFERLAELIHEEKTK, from the exons ATGCCAAACTACGATAGATTTATTGGTAGTATTTCTGCGAGGCGTGAACCATATTTGATTTGTGAATTGGCAAAGAAACTTGCATCAGCTTCGAAAGAAATGATACCATTATCAGCTGGAATGCCGAACGCAGAGTTATTTCCTTTTATGGAAGCCAAAATTAAACTCAAGgatgaaaaaaacacaactcTTACAATCGAAG GTGCCAAAATGAACAAAGCTCTTCAATATTTGCCAACCCAGGGACTTCCAGAATTGGTGGAAaccataaaaaaactacaattataTGCACACAATCCCCCTAATTGGGAAAATTCCGATATTGTTATTACGTCGGGGTCACAAGATGGGCTTTGTAAATCTTTTGAGATGTTGCTATCGAGTGATACACCTTGTGGATTAATTCTGGAGGAATTTGTTTATTCTGGAATGTTAGCCATTACAAATCCCTACTCTCCAAATTATACAATAGTGGCTTCAGATGGTGATGGAATGGATCCTAAGAATCTTGAGTCTCGTCTTGAAGAATCCTCCAACGCCAAAGTATTGTATATCAATCCAACAGGAATGAACCCCACTGGAACTGTTTTACCCTATAAAAGACGATGCCGTATTTACGAAATTTGCTGTGAAAAAGATATACTCATTCTAGAGGATGATCCCTACTACTACCTCCAATTTGCAAAAGAAAGAGTCCCCAGTTTTCTTTCCATGGATACTGAGGGACGAGTACTAAGATTTGATAGTTTCTCAAAGGTTCTGAGCTCTGGACTACGTCTAGGATTTGTGACAGGTCCTAAGACCTTGATTGAACGAGTTGTTCTTCACATGCAAGCTTCTGTTCTCCATGCATCCTCTTTGTCACAAGTCTTGGTGAATGAACTATTTAATGAATGGGGAATGGatggatttttaaatcatgTCGACAAAATTAAACGTTACTATCTAAACAAGCGGGACTTGATGATTTCAGCTGCAGACAAACATTTGAGTGGCCTTTGTGAATGGTCCATACCTGGAGGTGGTATGTTTCTTTGGTTAAA AATTTATGGTATAGATGATTCATGGGATATGATTATGGAGAGAGCCATGGCAAAAAATGTCATGCTTTTACCTGGAAAAGTATTTATGGTTGATCCTTCCAGGCCATGCTCATATGCAAGGGCTGCATTTTCAATGGCATCTGCAGATGATTTTAATATTGCATTCGAAAGACTTGCAGAGCTTATCCATGAGGAAAAGACGaaataa